From the Phyllobacterium zundukense genome, one window contains:
- a CDS encoding DUF1194 domain-containing protein encodes MCAGMSIVDISGDGLETLGSKRHHVVSLYYARKRAEQMGVTVNALVISDDGGDLARYYSKKVTIGSNSFVMNIKK; translated from the coding sequence TTGTGCGCCGGCATGTCAATTGTGGACATCTCAGGCGACGGCTTGGAGACGTTGGGATCCAAACGGCATCACGTGGTTTCTTTGTATTATGCGCGCAAACGCGCCGAACAAATGGGCGTTACAGTCAATGCGCTGGTTATATCCGATGATGGGGGAGACCTGGCTAGGTACTACTCGAAGAAAGTCACCATCGGATCCAATTCATTCGTGATGAACATCAAAAAATAG